In the genome of Alkalibacter saccharofermentans DSM 14828, one region contains:
- a CDS encoding helix-turn-helix transcriptional regulator: MGKYTIKAKRVERGIKQMDLSQSIGISQQYLSKIEKNAANPSRDLMIKIAKELDADIKDLFFNETE; this comes from the coding sequence ATGGGCAAGTACACAATCAAAGCAAAACGAGTTGAAAGAGGCATCAAACAAATGGATTTATCACAGAGCATTGGAATTTCTCAACAGTATTTATCAAAAATAGAAAAGAACGCAGCTAACCCATCTAGAGATCTAATGATCAAAATTGCCAAAGAACTAGATGCAGACATAAAAGATTTATTCTTCAACGAAACAGAGTAA
- a CDS encoding tyrosine-type recombinase/integrase, translated as MARAPKTNSRINNNDYYRTRLKIGTDEQGKLLYKNFYGKTKGEAEAKKKQYAKELEEGINPDLGAQSLDRALYNWLWNIEKLSGLKSSTFERYEGIYRNHIKGTQIAVQPVKLIKKLTLQKQYNDMIAQGKTISQVENIHKVLRKFFKFALSEDYISKDPTVGVKLPKTNEADYDSEDRDIEVFTKEEIKTIHANLEDEKLRYVALFSLFTGLRLGEILALEKTDVKDGYVYVNKSLSVVKTFSDEKNYHYGVKVIKTKTKSSVREVPIPNPMQTELSRLSILVKKEKLKLGSAYEENNLLFPSLTGTYIDKRNFTRSWTRFLIRVGVEHKKFHALRHTFATRLIENGVPITTVSKLLGHSSIQTTEIYTHVLKEEKEKGIMTLNDMLK; from the coding sequence ATGGCCAGAGCACCAAAAACAAACAGCCGCATAAACAACAACGACTATTACCGCACAAGGCTTAAGATTGGCACAGACGAACAGGGCAAATTATTATATAAAAACTTCTATGGCAAGACTAAGGGAGAAGCAGAAGCAAAGAAGAAACAGTATGCTAAGGAGCTTGAAGAGGGCATAAACCCTGATTTGGGCGCCCAATCCCTTGATAGAGCCTTGTATAACTGGCTATGGAACATCGAGAAGCTTTCGGGGCTTAAAAGCTCTACATTCGAGCGTTACGAGGGTATATACAGAAATCATATAAAAGGCACACAGATAGCCGTTCAGCCTGTGAAGCTGATAAAAAAGTTAACCCTACAGAAGCAATACAATGACATGATCGCACAGGGAAAGACCATATCACAGGTTGAAAATATTCATAAGGTATTAAGAAAGTTCTTCAAGTTTGCACTGTCAGAGGACTATATATCAAAAGATCCAACGGTAGGGGTAAAGCTGCCAAAGACAAATGAAGCTGATTACGATTCGGAAGATAGAGACATAGAAGTATTCACAAAAGAAGAAATAAAGACCATACACGCTAATCTTGAAGATGAGAAGCTGCGCTATGTCGCTTTGTTTTCACTGTTTACCGGTTTAAGGCTAGGGGAGATACTGGCACTTGAAAAGACCGATGTAAAAGACGGGTATGTTTATGTAAACAAGTCATTAAGCGTTGTAAAGACTTTTAGTGATGAAAAGAACTATCACTATGGGGTAAAGGTAATCAAGACAAAAACAAAAAGTTCAGTAAGAGAAGTGCCTATTCCCAATCCGATGCAAACAGAGCTTTCAAGGCTTAGCATACTGGTTAAGAAGGAAAAGCTTAAGCTTGGTTCTGCTTATGAAGAAAACAACCTTCTTTTCCCATCACTAACCGGGACATATATAGACAAGCGCAATTTTACCAGATCATGGACCAGGTTTTTAATAAGGGTAGGGGTAGAGCACAAGAAGTTTCACGCATTAAGGCATACATTCGCCACCAGGCTTATTGAAAACGGGGTACCTATAACCACAGTATCAAAGTTGTTGGGTCATAGCTCCATACAGACTACAGAGATATATACCCACGTGCTGAAAGAGGAAAAGGAAAAGGGCATAATGACGTTAAACGATATGCTGAAATAG
- a CDS encoding helix-turn-helix transcriptional regulator, which yields MIKERLKELRENRKISQAELGKEVGVSGAYIQQLEKGVKKNPSLEVVLKLASFFQDDFYYLIGAKQNIDTFMLDINAINDYAHRYDIDYNKFLNLTTENDVYESEPNIKRLRMSLGMSAEEFADAIEIKPEDLYFYELGALAPLHVYIKMAIILNVPLIEVIEHTSYMRIIGGYSIFFFDSLEGFQSEFKGKLDKETYEEVLRFMKKHESLLQQRRKNINHQEINQAMHDLKSIYVYLGCVEEVSSEVLLEIIQGEDTKHLLAYLYDKYRYKKDFSEIKSVRWVPFHAKEEKEDNNN from the coding sequence TTGATCAAGGAAAGATTGAAAGAATTAAGGGAAAATAGAAAGATTTCTCAAGCAGAGTTGGGAAAGGAAGTTGGAGTTTCTGGCGCGTATATCCAGCAGTTGGAAAAGGGCGTTAAAAAAAATCCATCTCTTGAAGTTGTTTTAAAACTAGCATCCTTCTTCCAAGACGATTTTTATTACCTGATTGGGGCTAAGCAAAATATCGACACCTTCATGCTTGATATAAATGCGATAAACGATTATGCGCATAGGTATGATATTGATTACAATAAATTTCTAAACCTAACGACTGAAAACGACGTGTATGAATCGGAACCGAATATCAAAAGGCTAAGGATGTCTTTAGGCATGAGTGCGGAAGAGTTTGCCGATGCCATAGAAATTAAGCCAGAAGATTTGTATTTTTACGAACTGGGAGCATTGGCGCCGTTACATGTTTACATCAAGATGGCGATTATATTGAACGTTCCACTCATTGAAGTCATCGAACATACAAGTTATATGCGCATAATCGGTGGATATTCAATTTTCTTTTTCGATTCCTTGGAAGGATTTCAAAGTGAGTTCAAAGGTAAGCTCGACAAAGAAACGTATGAAGAAGTATTGAGGTTTATGAAAAAACACGAATCCCTTCTTCAGCAAAGGAGAAAAAACATTAACCATCAAGAAATCAATCAAGCCATGCACGATTTGAAGAGTATATATGTATACCTGGGGTGTGTGGAAGAAGTCAGCAGCGAAGTTCTTTTAGAAATAATTCAAGGAGAAGACACAAAACATTTGTTAGCATATCTTTACGACAAATACAGATACAAGAAAGATTTTTCAGAAATTAAATCTGTTAGATGGGTTCCATTTCACGCTAAAGAGGAAAAAGAGGATAATAATAACTAA
- a CDS encoding HNH endonuclease: protein MGYEAWYNEINSTKINRQHGQVKIYKLILLICMLSRGKSKWFMPVKAEEVALDFYRYLTDNTEIRDLSFGDSGKRKYFDFFDKKYIIHLIESNPMKYWGGSSLYGHARFDGEYFWIDIDIKSKDCTIVYEMTKELCIRRIEYETGIPFDSRVDLQDEYKYLVSETEKLGIKETEKEFIIKGRIGQEKFRNRLLERYDRCMLCGVRNYSLLIASHIKPWKDSLDFEKIDTDNGFILCPNHDKLFDKGLLTFKDSGTSMISKKLHGDIDKLNVDRRIIYELSDGNKRYLDWHRNIVFERE from the coding sequence ATGGGATATGAAGCTTGGTATAATGAAATTAATTCGACAAAAATTAATAGACAACACGGACAAGTTAAAATATACAAACTCATTCTTTTGATTTGCATGCTTTCCAGAGGAAAAAGCAAATGGTTCATGCCGGTTAAAGCTGAAGAGGTAGCATTGGATTTCTATAGATATCTAACAGACAATACGGAAATTCGAGATTTATCATTTGGAGATTCGGGTAAGAGAAAGTACTTTGATTTTTTTGATAAAAAATATATTATACATCTGATTGAATCAAATCCCATGAAATATTGGGGTGGCAGCAGTTTGTACGGACATGCCAGATTTGATGGTGAATATTTTTGGATTGATATTGATATAAAATCCAAAGATTGCACGATTGTATATGAGATGACAAAAGAATTATGTATCAGACGTATAGAGTATGAAACGGGGATTCCATTCGACAGCCGGGTAGATTTGCAAGATGAGTATAAATACCTGGTCAGTGAGACTGAAAAACTGGGAATTAAAGAAACAGAAAAAGAGTTCATCATAAAGGGGAGGATAGGTCAAGAGAAATTTAGAAACAGGCTATTAGAAAGATATGACAGGTGTATGCTGTGTGGAGTTAGAAATTACTCATTGCTCATTGCAAGCCATATAAAGCCTTGGAAGGACAGCCTTGATTTTGAGAAAATTGATACAGATAATGGATTTATTTTGTGCCCTAATCACGATAAGCTATTTGACAAAGGATTATTAACTTTTAAAGACTCAGGAACGAGCATGATTTCTAAAAAGCTACATGGAGATATTGATAAGTTGAACGTCGATAGAAGAATCATTTATGAACTTTCTGATGGCAACAAGAGATATTTAGACTGGCATAGGAATATTGTGTTTGAAAGAGAGTGA